From one Rhodamnia argentea isolate NSW1041297 chromosome 1, ASM2092103v1, whole genome shotgun sequence genomic stretch:
- the LOC115730176 gene encoding DNA damage-binding protein 1, giving the protein MSVWNYVVTAHKPTNVTHSCVGNFTGPQELNLIVAKCTRIEIHLLTPQGLQAMLDVPIYGRIATLELFRPHGEAQDFLFIATERYKFCVLQWDAETSELVTRAMGDVSDRIGRPTDNGQIGIIDPDCRLIGLHLYDGLFKVIPFDNKGQLKEAFNIRLEELQVLDIKFLYGCSKPTIVVLYQDNKDARHVKTYEVALKDKDFVEGPWSQNNVDNGADLLIPVPPPLCGVLIIGEETIVYCSANAFKAIPIRPSITKAYGRVDADGSRYLLGDHAGLLHLLVITHEKEKVTGLKIELLGETSIASTISYLDNAFVFIGSSFGDSQLVKLNLQPDSKGSYVEVLERYVNLGPIVDFSVVDLERQGQGQVVTCSGAYKDGSLRIVRNGIGINEQASVELQGIKGMWSLRSSIDDPFDTFLVVSFISETRILAMNLEDELEETEIEGFCPQVQTLFCHDAVHNQLVQVTSSSVRLVSSMTRELRNEWHSPQGYSINVATANATQVLLATGGGNLVYLEIGDGVLKEIKHVQLEYEISCLDINPIGENLHYSQLAAVGMWTDISIRIFSLPDLNLITKENLGGEIIPRSVLLCAFEGISYLLCALGDGHLLNFQLNMHSGELTDRKKVSLGTQPITLRTFSSKNTTHVFAASDRPTVIYSSNKKLLYSNVNLKEVSHMCQFNSAAFPDSLAIAKEGELTIGTIDDIQKLHIRSIPLGEHARRICHQEQSRTFAICSMKYNQSSAEESEMHFVRLLDDQTFDFMSTYPLDTFEHGCSILSCSFSDDNNVYYCVGTAYVLPEENEPTKGRILVFIVEDGKLQLIAEKETKGAVYSLNAFNGKLLAAINQKIQLYKWMLRDDGSRELPAECGHHGHILALYVQTRGDFIVVGDLMKSISLLIYKHEEGAIEERARDYNANWMSAVEILDDDTYLGAENNFNLFTVRKNSEGATDEERGRLEVVGEYHLGEFVNRFRHGSLVMRLPDSDVGQIPTIIFGTVNGVIGVIASLPHDQYVFLEKLQSNLRKVIKGVGGLSHEQWRSFYNEKKTVDARNFLDGDLIESFLDLSRGRMDEISKAMSVSVEELCKRVEELTRLH; this is encoded by the exons ATGAGCGTGTGGAACTACGTCGTCACGGCGCACAAGCCCACCAACGTCACCCACTCCTGCGTGGGCAACTTCACCGGCCCTCAGGAGCTCAATCTCATCGTTGC CAAATGCACTCGAATTGAAATACATTTGCTTACTCCTCAGGGTTTACAG GCTATGCTGGATGTCCCAATTTATGGGAGAATTGCAACGCTTGAGCTTTTTAGGCCTCAT GGTGAGGCACAGGATTTTTTATTCATTGCCACTGAAAGATACAAGTTCTGTGTTCTTCAATGGGATGCCGAGACATCTGAGCTTGTTACAAG GGCGATGGGCGATGTATCTGATCGGATAGGTCGTCCAACAGATAACGGTCAG ATTGGAATAATTGATCCTGATTGTAGATTAATTGGTCTCCACTTATATGATGGGTTGTTTAAG GTTATACCTTTTGACAATAAAGGGCAGCTTAAAGAAGCATTCAACATCAG GCTTGAAGAACTTCAAGTTCTGGATATAAAGTTTCTCTATGGTTGCTCAAAACCTACGATTGTTGTTCTATACCAG GATAACAAAGATGCTCGACATGTCAAGACTTATGAGGTTGCTCTGAAAGACAAGGATTTCGTTGAGGGTCCCTGGTCTCAAAACAATGTAGATAATGGTGCAGATCTGTTGATACCAGTGCCTCCCCCTCTATGTGGTGTTCTTATAATTGGGGAAGAAACAATTGTATATTGCAGTGCAAATGCATTTAAAGCAATACCAATTAGGCCG TCCATCACTAAAGCATATGGAAGAGTCGATGCTGATGGTTCTAGGTATCTACTTGGTGATCATGCTGGGCTTCTCCACTTGCTTGTTATAACCCATGAGAAAGAAAA AGTTACAGGCCTCAAGATTGAGCTTTTAGGAGAAACTTCAATTGCATCCACGATATCATACCTTGACAATGCCTTTGTTTTTATTGGCTCAAGTTTTGGTGATTCACAG CTTGTCAAGTTGAATCTACAACCTGATTCGAAGGGTTCATACGTGGAAGTTCTGGAGCGCTATGTTAACTTGGGACCCATCGTTGATTTCTCTGTGGTTGACCTTGAGAGGCAGGGTCAGGGTCAGGTTGTTACTTGTTCTGGAGCTTACAAGGATGGTTCTCTCCGTATAGTACGGAATGGCATAGGAATCAATGAACAG GCATCTGTAGAACTACAAGGCATTAAAGGAATGTGGTCTTTGAGATCTTCTATAGACGATCCTTTTGACACTTTCCTGGTTGTAAGCTTTATTAGTGAGACAAGAATTTTGGCCATGAATCTTGAAGATGAGTTGGAAGAAACTGAGATAGAGGGTTTTTGTCCTCAAGTTCAAACTCTCTTCTGCCACGATGCTGTGCACAATCAACTTGTCCAA GTGACTTCAAGCTCTGTGAGACTTGTAAGCTCTATGACGAGAGAGCTGAGGAATGAATGGCATTCTCCACAAGGATATTCTATTAATGTTGCCACTGCTAATGCCACTCAG GTTCTACTGGCAACTGGAGGTGGTAATCTTGTTTATCTAGAAATCGGCGATGGGGTTTTGAAAGAAATCAAACATGTACAGCTAGAATATGAGATCTCATGCCTTGACATTAATCCCATCGGGGAGAATCTCCATTACAGTCAGCTGGCAGCAGTTGGAATGTGGACGGATATAAGTATTAGGATATTTTCATTGCCAGACTTGAATCTCATTACCAAGGAGAATTTGGGAGGAGAAATAATACCTCGTTCTGTTCTGCTCTGTGCCTTTGAAGGG ATATCTTACCTCTTATGTGCTCTTGGAGATGGTCATctcttaaactttcaattgaACATGCATTCTGGTGAGTTAACAGATAGGAAGAAGGTGTCTCTCGGGACTCAGCCCATTACCCTCCGTACGTTCTCATCAAAAAATACTACGCATGTATTTGCTGCGTCAGATAGGCCAACCGTCATTTACAGCAGTAACAAAAAGTTACTCTACAGTAATGTAAATCTCAAAGAAGTGAGCCACATGTGCCAATTCAACTCTGCTGCTTTTCCTGACAG TCTGGCAATTGCGAAAGAAGGCGAGCTTACTATTGGTACCATTGATGATATCCAGAAACTTCACATCCGCTCTATCCCCCTTGGGGAGCATGCACGACGCATTTGCCATCAGGAGCAGTCTCGGACTTTTGCAATTTGTAGCATGAAGTACAACCAGTCGAGTGCTGAAGAATCTGAAATGCATTTTGTTCGGCTTTTAGATGACCAGACTTTTGATTTCATGTCCACTTACCCGCTTGATACATTTGAGCACGGTTGCTCCATACTTAGTTGTTCCTTTTCTGATGACAATAATGTGTATTACTGTGTTGGGACTGCATATGTGCTGCCGGAAGAAAATGAACCAACCAAG GGCCGGATATTAGTTTTCATTGTTGAGGATGGGAAATTACAGCTGATTGCTGAAAAAGAGACCAAGGGGGCTGTTTACTCTTTGAATGCTTTTAATGGAAAGCTATTAGCTGCAatcaatcaaaaaattcaattgtaCAAGTGGATGCTGCGAGATGATGGTTCTCGTGAATTGCCAGCTGAATGCGGACATCACGGTCACATACTTGCCCTCTATGTACAAACTCGCGGAGACTTCATTGTAGTTGGTGATCTGATGAAGTCAATATCCCTGCTGATATACAAG CATGAGGAGGGTGCCATTGAGGAGCGGGCACGTGATTACAATGCAAATTGGATGTCTGCTGTTGAGATTCTCGATGATGACACTTATCTTGGTGCTGAAAATAACTTCAACCTCTTCACAGTGAGGAAGAACAGCGAAGGTGCCACCGATGAGGAGAGGGGCCGTCTTGAGGTGGTTGGCGAGTATCACCTTGGGGAATTCGTTAACCGGTTCCGCCATGGTTCCCTCGTGATGCGGTTGCCGGATTCCGATGTCGGTCAGATTCCGACCATCATATTTGGCACGGTTAACGGCGTGATTGGAGTGATTGCCTCGCTCCCTCATGATCAGTATGTATTTCTAGAGAAGCTTCAGTCAAACTTGAGAAAGGTAATTAAAGGAGTTGGAGGACTGAGCCATGAGCAGTGGAGGTCGTTTTACAACGAGAAGAAGACCGTGGATGCTCGGAATTTCTTGGATGGAGATCTCATCGAATCGTTCCTAGACCTTAGCCGTGGGCGGATGGATGAGATATCCAAAGCAATGAGTGTTTCGGTGGAGGAACTCTGCAAGAGAGTTGAAGAGTTGACCAGACTGCATTGA